A single Antechinus flavipes isolate AdamAnt ecotype Samford, QLD, Australia chromosome 5, AdamAnt_v2, whole genome shotgun sequence DNA region contains:
- the LOC127564561 gene encoding olfactory receptor 2A1/2A42-like, producing the protein MGDNQTTVTEFILLGFFLETKMKIFLFGLFSLLYTLTLLGNLVILGLICLDFRLHTPMYFFISHLAIVDISYASNTVPQLLGNNLDPLKPISYAGCLTQTFFFLTFALTECLLLLVMSYDRYVAICHPLRYSVIMNWKVCTGLAVTPWGSAAFLALINVILILKVPFCGNLEVNHFFCELLSILRLACANIWINQIMALITSVLFLLGPFCLVLVSYMYIICAILKIQSGEGRKKAFSTCSSHLCVVGLYFGSGIVMYMIPNSSNPEQQKKILSLFYSFFNPTLNPLIYSLRNAEVKGALRRVLGKERHK; encoded by the coding sequence ATGGGGGACAATCAGACAACAGTGACTGAGTTCATTCTGCTGGGATTTTTCCTAGAAACAAAGATGAAGATATTTCTCTTTggccttttttctctcctttatactCTTACCCTTTTAGGGAATTTAGTGATTTTGGGTCTCATCTGCTTGGACTTCCGATTACATACTCCAATGTATTTCTTCATATCACACTTGGCCATTGTTGATATCTCTTATGCCTCAAATACAGTCCCCCAATTGTTGGGAAACAATCTGGATCCACTCAAACCAATCTCTTATGCAGGATGTTTGAcccaaaccttttttttccttacttttgcTCTCACTGAATGTCTTCTCCTCCTGGTAATGAGTTATGATAGATATGTAGCAATCTGCCATCCTCTCAGGTATTCTGTCATCATGAACTGGAAAGTATGTACTGGATTGGCTGTTACACCCTGGGGAAGTGCTGCTTTCTTGGCCCTGATCAATGTGATTCTCATCCTGAAAGTGCCCTTCTGTGGGAACCTGGAAGTCAATCACTTTTTCTGTGAACTCCTATCCATACTCAGGTTGGCTTGTGCCAACATCTGGATTAACCAGATCATGGCTTTAATAActagtgttttatttttgctgGGCCCCTTCTGCTTGGTTCTGGTCTCCTACATGTATATCATTTGTGCCATCCTGAAGATCCAGTCTGGGGAAGGACGAAAAAAAGCATTCTCTACTTGCTCCTCCCACCTCTGTGTTGTTGGACTCTATTTTGGTAGTGGTATTGTCATGTACATGATTCCCAATTCTAGCAATCCTGAGCAGCAGAAGAAAATACTTTCCCTGTTTTATAGCTTCTTCAATCCTACACTGAACCCTCTGATTTATAGTCTGAGGAATGCAGAAGTGAAAGGTGCACTGAGGAGAGTGTTGGGGAAAGAAAGGCACAAATGA